In Cydia amplana chromosome 13, ilCydAmpl1.1, whole genome shotgun sequence, a single genomic region encodes these proteins:
- the LOC134653323 gene encoding BCL-6 corepressor-like protein 1, with amino-acid sequence MAAVPVFMILLIGSSLSKELEDKPKLSKLLEDNGIQDTPSGKGVKRQVFSTGFGSLNTGLGSLGTSIGSVGTPIGSLGTSIGAPLSAPISFGAPVGIPAAPVGPVAVAPAAPVLPVAVAPAAPVVPVAPVQTSVDIAPNPVVLRQEVPRYITRTITRNVQVPVQVPVPYPVERQVPVPYNVPVPVPVDRPVPVPVVHKVPVEVTRHVPVYYERKVPYPVRVPVHVPQPYPVRVDRPVPVDRPVYVDRPVPVPQPVYVDRPVNVPVPVQVDRPVPVPQPVVVDRPVGVPQPVVVNRPIPVAPAIQTVPAVSTIPVSSGVSFGGLSTGLGGGFPTGLGSSLDLSNSISSSILTGR; translated from the exons ATGGCGGCGGTTCCGGTTTTCATG ATACTTCTGATAGGCAGCAGCCTATCCAAGGAGCTCGAAGATAAACCGAAACTCTCAAAACTCCTCGAAGACAACGGCATTCAGGACACGCCTTCCGGAAAGGGGGTGAAGCGGCAGGTGTTCTCAACTGGTTTTGGGTCGCTTAACACCGGACTAGGGTCTCTGGGAACATCTATAGGGTCTGTGGGGACACCTATAGGGTCTCTGGGCACATCTATAGGTGCACCGTTAAGTGCACCAATAAGTTTTGGAGCTCCGGTGGGGATCCCAGCGGCTCCTGTCGGACCAGTCGCTGTGGCCCCCGCGGCCCCTGTTCTACCAGTCGCTGTAGCCCCCGCGGCCCCTGTCGTACCAGTCGCTCCCGTACAAACATCCGTCGACATCGCGCCCAACCCAGTCGTCTTGCGACAAGAAGTACCCAGATATATCACACGCACGATCACCAGAAACGTCCAAGTACCAGTGCAAGTACCCGTACCTTATCCCGTTGAACGTCAAGTACCAGTCCCGTACAATGTTCCAGTACCCGTACCGGTAGACAGACCGGTACCGGTGCCGGTGGTGCATAAAGTCCCAGTCGAAGTGACAAGGCATGTGCCTGTGTATTATGAAAGGAAAGTGCCGTATCCTGTAAGAGTTCCGGTACATGTTCCACAGCCGTACCCGGTCCGGGTAGATCGTCCCGTGCCGGTTGACAGACCGGTTTATGTTGACCGTCCGGTACCGGTGCCGCAGCCGGTGTACGTGGACAGGCCGGTGAACGTGCCTGTTCCTGTCCAAGTGGATAGGCCGGTACCGGTTCCGCAGCCTGTGGTGGTGGATAGACCGGTGGGTGTGCCGCAGCCTGTGGTGGTTAACAGACCTATACCAGTCGCGCCTGCTATACAAACTGTGCCAGCTGTGTCTACGATACCTGTATCGAGCGGTGTCTCATTTGGAGGGCTCTCCACCGGCCTAGGCGGAGGCTTCCCTACTGGTTTGGGCAGCTCCCTCGACCTCTCCAACTCTATTTCGAGTTCAATTCTCACTGGACGCTAA